A single region of the Sciurus carolinensis chromosome 16, mSciCar1.2, whole genome shotgun sequence genome encodes:
- the Znf575 gene encoding zinc finger protein 575, which translates to MLDRGAKSEAEGTDPSPTGKDPVTKAVESGPASPHQAPLQKPNQSAPGPSKSGGMPSRPRRRPPPQRLHRCPDCDKAFSYPSKLATHRLAHGGTRPHPCPDCPKAFSYPSKLAAHRLTHSGARPHPCPHCPKAFGHRSKLAAHLWTHAPTRPYPCPDCSKSFCYPSKLAAHRHTHHANDARPYPCPHCPKAFSFPSKLAAHRLCHDPPTAPGSQATGQHRCSNCGQAFGQRRLLLVHQRSHHQAEGQGERE; encoded by the exons ATGCTGGATCGAGGTGCGAAGTCAGAGGCTGAGGGCACAGATCCTAGTCCTACTGGCAAGGATCCGGTGACCAAAGCAGTTGAAAGCGGCCCTGCCT CTCCCCACCAGGCCCCGCTGCAGAAGCCCAACCAGTCGGCTCCAGGGCCCTCCAAGTCTGGGGGCATGCCTTCTCGGCCCCGCCGGCGGCCCCCACCCCAGCGCCTGCACCGCTGCCCTGACTGTGACAAGGCCTTCTCCTACCCGTCCAAGCTTGCCACTCACCGGCTAGCACACGGCGGCACCCGACCCCACCCGTGCCCCGACTGCCCCAAGGCCTTTTCCTACCCCTCCAAGCTGGCAGCCCACCGCCTCACACACAGTGGTGCCCGCCCGCACCCCTGCCCACACTGCCCAAAGGCCTTCGGCCACCGCTCCAAACTGGCAGCCCACCTCTGGACCCATGCTCCCACCCGTCCCTACCCATGCCCTGATTGCTCCAAGTCCTTCTGCTACCCCTCCAAACTGGCAGCCCACCGCCACACGCACCACGCCAATGATGCCCGCCCCTATCCTTGCCCACACTGCCCCAAggccttctcctttccctccaagCTGGCTGCCCACCGCCTATGTCACGACCCCCCCACCGCACCGGGCAGCCAGGCCACTGGCCAACACCGATGCTCCAACTGTGGCCAGGCCTTTGGCCAGAGACGCCTCCTGCTTGTTCATCAACGCAGCCACCACCAGGCAGAGGGCCAGGGGGAGAGAGAGTGA
- the Xrcc1 gene encoding DNA repair protein XRCC1 isoform X2 — protein sequence MPEIRLRHVVSCSSQDSTHCAENLLKADTYRKWRAAKAGEKTISVVLQVLLVTSSFMSPSESRSGSNPNRVRIFGPDKLVRAAAEKRWDRVKIVCSQPYSKDSPYGLSFIRLHSPPDKDEAEAPPQKVTVTKLGQFRVKEEDDSASSLRPGALFFSRINKTSPATTSDPAGPSYAAATLQASSVTSSASPVSRTVSSTSKPQESSKGKRKLDMNLEEKKTPNKPSAQLSPPALKRPKLPAPARTPSTAPVPATAQGTMPGKPRGDGTKTRGARSGPQELGKILQGVVVVLSGFQNPFRSELRDKALELGAKYRPDWTPDSTHLICAFANTPKYSQVLGLGGRIVCKEWVLDCHRMRRRLPSRRYLMAGPGSSSEDEEASHSGSSGDEAPKLPRKHPQTKTKAPQGVVPSSPQRPSTPEETKTTLPGPQKDTDTEEDQSGQDNGAEDSGDTEDELRRVAEQREQRPPPEQEENGEDPYAGSTDENTDNEEDPESPGLPIPELPDFFQGKHFFLYGEFPGDERRKLIRYVTAFNGELEDYMSDRVQFVITAQEWDPSFEEALMDNPSLAFVRPRWIYSCNEKQKLLPHQLYGVVPQA from the exons GTCCTTCTGGTCACCTCATCTTTCATGTCTCCTTCTGAGAGCCGTAGTGGCTCAAACCCCAACCGTGTTCGCATTTTTGGGCCTGACAAGTTGGTCCGGGCTGCAGCAGAGAAGCGCTGGGACCGTGTCAAGATTGTGTGCAGCCAGCCCTACAGCAAG GACTCCCCCTATGGCCTGAGTTTTATACGGCTTCATAGTCCCCCAGACAAAGATGAGGCAGAGGCCCCACCCCAG AAGGTGACAGTGACCAAGCTTGGCCAGTTCCGTGTAAAGGAGGAGGATGACAGTGCCAGTTCCCTGAGACCAGGGGCTCTCTTCTTCAGCCGGATCAACAAGACATCCCCGG CCACAACCAGTGACCCAGCAGGGCCCAGCTATGCAGCAGCCACCCTCCAGGCCTCTAGTGTGAcctcctcagcctctccagtttcCAGGACTGTCAGCAGCACCTCCAAG CCTCAGGAGTCTTCCAAAGGGAAGAGGAAGTTGGATATGAATCTAGAAGAAAAGAAGACCCCCAACAAACCGTCAGCCCAGCTCTCACCACCTGCCCTCAAGAGGCCCAAAT TACCAGCTCCTGCCCGTACCCCATCCACAGCCCCTGTTCCTGCCACAGCACAGGGGACAATGCCCGGGAAGCCCCGGGGAGATGGCACCAAGACCAGGGGAGCCCGAAGTGGCCCTCAGGAGCTGGGGAAGATCCTTCAGGGTGTGGTGGTAGTTCTGAGTGGCTTCCAGAACCCCTTCCGCTCAGAGCTCCGGGACAAGGCTCTGGAGCTGGGCGCCAAGTATCGTCCAGACTGGACCCCGGACAGCACTCACCTCAT TTGTGCCTTTGCCAACACCCCCAAGTACAGCCAGGTCCTGGGCCTCGGAGGTCGCATCGTGTGTAAAGAATGGGTGCTGGATTGTCACCGCATGCGTCGGCGACTGCCCTCCCGAAG GTACCTCATGGCAGGGCCTGGCTCAAGCAGCGAGGATGAGGAGGCCTCTCACAGTGGCAGCAGTGGGGATGAAGCCCCCAAGCTTCCTCGAAAG CACCCCCAAACCAAAACCAAGGCCCCCCAGGGAGTGGTACCCAGTTCACCCCAAAGGCCCTCAACCCCTGAAGAGACCAAAACAACCTTGCCAGGACCCCAGAAAGATACTGACACTGAGGAGGACCAGTCAG GACAAGACAATGGAGCAGAAGATTCTGGGGACACTGAGGATGAGCTGAGGAG GGTGGCTGAGCAGAGGGAGCAGAGGCCACCCCCAGAGCAGGAGGAGAACGGCGAGGACCCTTATGCAGGCTCCACAGACGAGAACACTGACAATGAGGAAGACCCAGAGTCTCCTGGCCTGCCGATCCCTGAGCTCCCAG ACTTCTTCCAGGGCAAACACTTCTTCCTGTATGGGGAGTTCCCTGGAGACGAGCGGCGGAAACTCATTCGATATGTCACAGCTTTCAATGG GGAGCTCGAGGACTATATGAGCGACCGGGTTCAGTTTGTGATCACAGCACAGGAGTGGGATCCCAGCTTCGAGGAG GCCTTGATGGACAACCCCTCCCTGGCATTTGTTCGTCCTCGATGGATCTACAGTTGCAACGAGAAGCAGAAGTTACTTCCTCACCAGCTGTACGGGGTCGTGCCCCAGGCCTGA